A region of Alteromonadaceae bacterium 2753L.S.0a.02 DNA encodes the following proteins:
- a CDS encoding starch phosphorylase — MESKYIKPVLSNDHEEVKDDLHRHFNFTLGRFDTDDISGYMLTALALTVRDRLMERWRITKSHETGAKIRKVYYLSLEFLLGRSLGNAILNLNMQDSVRQALGDFSCVLENIEMDEKDAGLGNGGLGRLAACFMDSCATLALPVIGYGIRYEYGMFQQSFVEGRQVEQPDHWLIAGNPWEIERPGHSQVVRFYGRSEYYTNHLGRSCVRWIDTQNVLAVPYDMPIPGYKNDKVNTLRLWKAAATEEFNLQEFNEGDYADAVAQKNLAEQITMVLYPNDASENGKELRLRQQYFLASASLQDVIADWIKEHGSDLSDFAKYNCFQLNDTHPTLAVAELMRLLVDVHGLEWDDAWQITCDTMAYTNHTLLPEALERWSVHLMGELLPRLLDIIYEINARFLAVVAHKWPGDVARQQRMSLIEEGEHPQVRMAYLAIVGSFSVNGVAELHSRLLTTGLFRDFYELWPEKFNNKTNGVTPRRWLAHCNRGLGDLLTEIIGGEWKTNLALVEKLTPYADDPEFQARWEQVKQNNKERLRERVVQKCGVDFDPQSLFDVQVKRIHEYKRQLLNILHVIHLYDRITRGDTVGMVPRSVLLGGKAAPGYALAKLIIKLANNVAKVINSDKAVTPWLKMAFLPNYRVKSMETICPAADLSEQISTAGKEASGTGNMKFMMNGALTIGTYDGANIEILDAVGEEHFFLFGLRVEDIPEFRLHNDPNHIIEKDEDLKRVMRLIECGHFSMFEPGIFEPIIRSIRNPMDPWMVAADFRSYVDAQKQVAEAYTNRSSWLRSSILNTAASGYFSSDRTISDYAREIWKLK, encoded by the coding sequence ATGGAATCAAAATATATTAAACCTGTTCTCAGTAATGATCACGAAGAAGTCAAAGACGACCTTCATCGGCATTTCAATTTTACCTTAGGGCGCTTTGATACCGATGATATCAGCGGCTATATGCTGACGGCTTTAGCATTGACTGTGCGTGATCGATTGATGGAGCGGTGGCGTATAACCAAGTCTCACGAAACGGGAGCAAAGATTCGCAAAGTCTATTATCTATCGTTGGAGTTTTTGCTGGGGCGTAGTCTTGGCAATGCCATTTTGAATTTGAACATGCAGGATTCTGTACGGCAGGCGCTGGGTGATTTTAGCTGCGTGCTAGAAAATATCGAAATGGATGAAAAGGACGCGGGCCTGGGCAACGGTGGTCTTGGACGGTTGGCGGCGTGCTTTATGGATTCCTGTGCAACCCTGGCTTTGCCGGTTATTGGCTATGGGATTCGCTACGAGTACGGCATGTTTCAGCAAAGCTTTGTGGAAGGGCGCCAAGTGGAACAACCTGATCACTGGCTAATTGCTGGTAACCCCTGGGAAATTGAGCGACCTGGGCATTCCCAGGTGGTGCGTTTTTACGGGCGTTCTGAATATTACACTAATCACTTGGGGCGCAGTTGTGTGCGTTGGATAGACACTCAGAATGTGCTAGCCGTGCCTTACGACATGCCAATTCCAGGCTATAAGAACGACAAAGTCAATACCTTGCGTTTGTGGAAAGCTGCAGCAACAGAGGAATTTAATCTTCAGGAATTCAACGAAGGTGATTATGCTGACGCTGTGGCGCAAAAAAATCTCGCTGAGCAAATTACCATGGTGCTCTATCCCAATGATGCCAGTGAGAACGGTAAGGAATTACGTTTACGACAGCAATATTTCTTGGCGTCTGCCAGTTTGCAGGATGTGATAGCAGATTGGATAAAAGAACACGGATCAGATCTTAGTGATTTCGCCAAATACAACTGCTTCCAACTAAATGATACTCACCCCACTTTAGCGGTCGCGGAACTTATGCGATTGCTGGTCGATGTGCATGGTCTCGAATGGGATGACGCTTGGCAAATTACCTGCGACACCATGGCGTACACCAATCATACGTTGTTGCCTGAAGCCTTGGAGCGTTGGTCGGTCCACTTAATGGGGGAATTGTTACCTCGCCTGTTGGATATCATCTATGAAATCAATGCGCGTTTTCTCGCAGTGGTCGCTCACAAATGGCCTGGTGATGTCGCTCGGCAGCAGCGCATGTCTCTTATCGAAGAAGGAGAGCATCCCCAGGTGCGCATGGCTTATCTTGCCATCGTGGGAAGTTTTTCTGTAAATGGTGTGGCCGAGCTGCATTCTAGACTGTTAACAACGGGATTATTTAGAGATTTTTATGAACTGTGGCCAGAAAAATTTAACAATAAAACGAACGGTGTGACTCCACGACGCTGGTTGGCACACTGTAACCGTGGCTTGGGTGATTTACTTACAGAAATTATTGGCGGAGAGTGGAAAACGAATCTTGCACTCGTCGAAAAACTAACACCATATGCGGATGATCCAGAATTTCAAGCTCGCTGGGAGCAGGTAAAACAAAATAACAAAGAGCGCTTACGCGAACGCGTCGTGCAAAAATGTGGTGTGGATTTCGATCCGCAAAGTTTGTTTGATGTTCAGGTTAAACGAATACACGAATATAAACGTCAACTCCTTAATATTCTGCACGTGATCCACCTCTACGATCGAATAACACGTGGTGACACAGTTGGTATGGTGCCTCGTTCGGTATTGCTTGGTGGTAAAGCCGCACCTGGTTATGCATTGGCGAAGCTTATTATTAAGCTGGCGAACAATGTTGCCAAAGTTATTAATTCTGATAAGGCCGTAACTCCATGGCTAAAAATGGCCTTCCTGCCAAATTATCGGGTTAAATCCATGGAGACCATTTGCCCCGCTGCCGATCTTTCTGAGCAAATTTCTACAGCGGGAAAAGAGGCTTCTGGCACGGGTAACATGAAATTCATGATGAACGGTGCCCTAACAATTGGGACCTACGACGGCGCTAATATTGAAATATTGGATGCAGTTGGGGAGGAGCACTTCTTTCTTTTTGGCTTACGTGTTGAGGATATTCCAGAATTCAGGCTCCATAATGATCCTAACCACATCATTGAAAAAGATGAGGATTTAAAGAGAGTAATGCGTTTAATTGAATGCGGTCATTTTAGCATGTTCGAACCTGGAATATTCGAACCGATTATTCGTTCGATTCGTAACCCCATGGACCCGTGGATGGTCGCCGCCGATTTTAGAAGTTACGTTGATGCGCAAAAGCAAGTTGCTGAAGCCTATACCAATCGCAGCAGTTGGTTGCGTTCCAGTATTTTGAATACCGCCGCCAGTGGGTACTTTTCCAGCGATAGAACCATCTCTGACTACGCCCGCGAAATTTGGAAATTAAAATAA
- a CDS encoding glucose-1-phosphate adenylyltransferase — protein sequence MLDPNSRYVSRLTRDTMALILAGGRGSRLHELTDWRAKPALHFGGKFRIIDFPLSNCVNSGIRRIGVLTQYKAHSLIRHLVRGWSHFKKELGEYVEILPASQRYSPNWYQGTADAIYQNLDIILDEAPKYVMVLSGDHVYQMDYGSMLAYHVESGADLTVSCIEVPIEEAAGAFGVMTVDNQNRILRFDEKPKNPSELPDQKGMTLASMGNYIFNTEFLFEQLRQDAEDPDSEHDFGKNIIPKIIKNSNVLAYRFRDHDTDQASYWRDVGTLDSFWQANMELVEPSPALNLYNHDWPIWTYQTHLPPAKFVFNDDDRRGYAVDSMVSGGCVISGGKINKSLLFSDVHVHSFTDIEQSVILPEAEIHRSAKIKRAIIDSACKIPEGMVIGHDHEHDAARGFRVTKKGVVLVTREMLGQQRP from the coding sequence ATGTTAGACCCGAACTCCCGTTATGTAAGTCGTCTCACCCGCGACACAATGGCACTGATTCTCGCCGGTGGTCGTGGCAGCCGCTTGCATGAACTCACGGATTGGCGCGCGAAACCAGCGCTTCATTTTGGAGGTAAATTTCGTATTATCGATTTTCCTCTGTCGAATTGTGTTAACTCAGGGATAAGGCGCATAGGAGTGCTCACTCAGTACAAAGCGCATTCGCTTATTCGGCACTTGGTGCGTGGCTGGAGTCACTTTAAAAAGGAACTCGGAGAATATGTTGAGATTCTGCCCGCGTCGCAGCGATATTCTCCCAACTGGTACCAGGGAACTGCGGATGCTATTTACCAGAATCTCGATATCATTCTGGATGAGGCACCTAAATATGTCATGGTGTTATCAGGGGACCACGTTTATCAAATGGACTATGGGTCAATGCTGGCCTATCACGTTGAAAGTGGCGCAGACCTAACAGTGTCTTGTATCGAGGTACCCATCGAGGAAGCAGCTGGTGCGTTTGGGGTTATGACGGTTGATAATCAGAATCGCATTTTGCGCTTTGATGAAAAGCCCAAGAACCCATCTGAATTACCCGATCAGAAAGGCATGACCTTGGCATCAATGGGGAATTATATTTTTAATACTGAATTTCTTTTTGAACAATTGCGTCAAGACGCCGAAGATCCGGATTCTGAACACGACTTCGGTAAAAATATTATCCCAAAGATTATTAAAAATAGTAACGTTCTGGCTTATCGCTTTCGTGATCACGATACTGATCAAGCCTCCTATTGGCGTGATGTAGGTACTTTGGATTCGTTTTGGCAGGCTAATATGGAGCTGGTTGAGCCATCGCCGGCATTGAATCTCTACAATCACGACTGGCCAATTTGGACTTATCAGACCCATTTGCCACCTGCTAAGTTTGTGTTTAACGACGATGACCGTCGTGGCTATGCGGTCGACTCCATGGTATCGGGTGGTTGCGTAATTTCTGGAGGTAAAATAAATAAGTCGCTTCTATTTTCCGATGTACATGTCCATTCTTTCACTGATATAGAGCAATCTGTGATATTACCCGAAGCTGAAATTCATCGTAGCGCGAAAATTAAGCGAGCAATTATTGATAGTGCCTGTAAGATTCCCGAAGGTATGGTGATCGGCCACGATCATGAGCACGATGCTGCGCGTGGCTTTCGGGTTACAAAAAAAGGTGTTGTGTTGG
- a CDS encoding glycogen operon protein: MKVVFKNKRNFTTKEGKAYPLGATVLDNGVNFALFSGNATRVDLCLFDEEDIEVARLNLKGPTEQVWHLMVEGLGAGAKYAYRVHGAFEPENGHRFNAKKLLLDPYARKLSVPFEWSNSLYAYELENAKLDLNASKSDSAASLPKCVVVDERSRAQSGEQGRPHKPRVAWCDTVLYECHVKGFTKLHPAVSDAHKGTFAGMMHPEVIGYLKDLGVTTVELLPVHQFVSEYFLIGNSLSNYWGYNTLCFFAVHPSYLSQGDISEFREMVDAYHEAGLEVVLDVVYNHTAEGNQLGPTLSLRGIDNISYYSLQAHDKRYYVNDTGCGNTLNLKHPRVLQLVMDSLRYWYCDVGVDGFRFDLATVLGRESYGFDSGAGFLDAVRQDPHLAGCKLIAEPWDIGPGGYQLGNFPSGWSEWNDRYRDTCRRYWRGDRGIVPEFARRIHGSSDFFEYSGRGPAASINFITSHDGFTLHDLVTYNQKHNELNKEENRDGHNGNFSYNYGEEGETKDPWLLNLRLRQKRNMLATLILSQGTPMILGGDEMNRSQKGNNNAYCQDNSLNWVAWDSIDRVAKDLQGFVSYVLSLRRKYPLLTAKRYIHRPDEPDNEVKCVVRWVNSLGSDMAESEWNNQDLKAFGWILEQYPVFCRIFPDDAESDSLFVEQEKSRILILFNSGEGDLVFKVPIGTPDADGIEANYWDCVLDTYESDGIPKTLIQKRGGKVLLRARSMQMLIAKF; the protein is encoded by the coding sequence GTGAAAGTGGTTTTTAAAAATAAGCGTAATTTCACTACAAAAGAGGGTAAGGCCTATCCCTTAGGTGCGACTGTGCTCGATAATGGAGTGAACTTCGCGCTGTTCTCAGGCAATGCAACGCGTGTCGATTTGTGTTTGTTTGATGAGGAAGATATTGAAGTTGCTCGGTTAAATTTAAAGGGACCGACAGAACAGGTATGGCATCTAATGGTTGAAGGTCTTGGCGCTGGCGCTAAATACGCGTATCGCGTGCATGGTGCTTTTGAGCCGGAAAACGGGCATCGCTTCAACGCAAAAAAACTGCTCCTCGATCCTTACGCCCGTAAGTTATCGGTTCCATTCGAATGGTCCAATAGTTTATACGCTTATGAATTGGAAAACGCCAAGCTCGATTTAAACGCGAGTAAGTCCGATAGCGCCGCTTCTCTACCTAAGTGTGTCGTCGTAGATGAGCGTAGCCGCGCCCAATCTGGGGAGCAGGGTCGTCCCCATAAGCCGAGAGTAGCCTGGTGTGATACTGTGCTCTACGAGTGCCATGTTAAGGGTTTTACCAAACTGCATCCGGCAGTGAGTGACGCTCACAAAGGGACTTTCGCTGGCATGATGCATCCAGAGGTTATTGGGTATCTTAAAGATCTCGGCGTCACAACTGTAGAGTTATTGCCTGTTCATCAATTTGTATCGGAATATTTTCTAATCGGCAATAGCCTGAGTAATTATTGGGGTTACAACACGCTCTGTTTCTTTGCTGTGCACCCAAGTTATTTAAGTCAGGGCGACATCAGTGAGTTTCGCGAAATGGTGGATGCCTATCACGAGGCCGGGCTCGAAGTTGTTTTAGATGTTGTTTATAACCATACAGCTGAGGGCAATCAGCTTGGCCCCACCTTGAGTTTGCGGGGTATAGACAACATTTCTTATTACTCGCTGCAGGCTCACGACAAGCGTTACTACGTTAATGATACTGGTTGTGGCAACACTTTAAATTTAAAACACCCTCGGGTTTTGCAGTTGGTTATGGATAGCCTGCGCTATTGGTACTGTGATGTGGGGGTTGATGGTTTCCGATTTGATCTGGCAACCGTTTTGGGGCGTGAATCCTATGGGTTTGATTCTGGAGCAGGTTTCCTCGATGCAGTGAGGCAAGATCCACACCTCGCAGGCTGTAAGCTAATTGCAGAACCATGGGACATCGGGCCTGGGGGGTATCAGCTGGGCAATTTTCCCAGTGGCTGGAGTGAGTGGAACGACCGCTATCGTGACACTTGCCGGCGCTACTGGCGCGGAGATCGCGGTATCGTTCCCGAGTTCGCCCGTCGTATTCACGGCAGCTCCGATTTTTTTGAATATTCCGGAAGAGGTCCGGCCGCCAGCATAAATTTTATCACCAGTCACGATGGCTTTACGCTCCACGATTTAGTGACCTACAACCAAAAACATAACGAACTTAACAAAGAGGAAAACCGCGACGGTCACAACGGTAATTTCAGCTATAACTATGGTGAAGAGGGGGAAACCAAAGATCCCTGGCTTTTGAATTTAAGGTTGCGCCAAAAGCGGAATATGTTGGCGACACTGATTCTTTCACAAGGAACACCGATGATACTCGGCGGCGATGAAATGAATCGTTCGCAAAAAGGTAACAATAACGCCTATTGCCAGGACAATTCGCTCAATTGGGTGGCGTGGGATAGCATTGATCGTGTTGCTAAAGATCTTCAGGGCTTCGTAAGCTATGTATTGTCATTAAGACGTAAATATCCACTACTCACGGCCAAACGCTACATTCATCGCCCCGATGAGCCAGATAACGAAGTCAAATGTGTGGTGCGCTGGGTAAATTCACTGGGTTCCGATATGGCGGAAAGTGAATGGAATAATCAAGACCTTAAAGCTTTTGGATGGATACTGGAGCAATATCCGGTGTTTTGTCGTATTTTCCCTGACGATGCAGAAAGTGATTCACTGTTTGTAGAGCAGGAAAAAAGCCGTATTTTGATTCTCTTTAATTCTGGCGAAGGGGATTTAGTGTTCAAAGTTCCCATTGGTACCCCCGATGCAGATGGTATTGAAGCCAATTATTGGGATTGCGTGCTCGACACCTATGAAAGCGATGGAATCCCCAAAACACTGATTCAAAAACGGGGTGGCAAGGTGTTGCTCCGGGCTCGCTCGATGCAAATGTTGATCGCGAAATTTTAG